In Deferribacteraceae bacterium V6Fe1, one genomic interval encodes:
- a CDS encoding HEAT repeat domain-containing protein, whose amino-acid sequence MNISFKKESGKLKILMTQEPDTKDFESLANIYNENKPVKEVILDLKNCFYIQSKDLAQLIAFKKVLMKDDVRLFLTNVMESVLQILEITNLLSQFQIERDYSSYSSDELIESFFNPEIADEVSDFIAQNYNEDFKNKLFEALKTDDPVILEYALITLGKVHEEAVEKLIPEFMNFEVANVQKASILVAGWLGLDDLKDKIYEYLKSEFIDVAEAAAASISLLSDDNDADKLKELLLSPDERLRKIAAKSLSLINDDKSFGYLLEAIKKEKNPAVKSIMVKCLSFFNKIEVADILIDLLKDVSEEVRESAAASLSRINATDKVDKIMEYTNDKDEMVSFFAIKTLGNICRDFKCADKLMHLYPGSTTRVKVAILEALGKIGADVSDFLYQLLEEENEDLRKESLNSLYLLNKEMAISAAKEMLLKDDSWIVRFKAAEILETLSLSETANIFKQALEKETNRYVKDKLAGLVGEL is encoded by the coding sequence ATGAATATTTCATTTAAAAAAGAGTCAGGTAAACTAAAAATTTTAATGACTCAAGAGCCTGACACTAAAGATTTTGAGTCTTTAGCTAATATTTATAATGAAAATAAGCCTGTTAAGGAAGTTATCCTTGACCTGAAAAACTGTTTCTACATACAAAGTAAAGACCTGGCTCAACTTATTGCTTTTAAAAAAGTTCTAATGAAAGATGATGTCAGGCTATTTTTGACAAATGTTATGGAAAGTGTTTTACAAATACTTGAAATAACTAACCTTTTATCTCAATTTCAAATAGAAAGAGATTACTCATCTTATAGCAGTGATGAACTGATTGAATCTTTTTTCAATCCTGAGATTGCAGATGAAGTTTCAGATTTTATTGCACAAAACTATAACGAAGATTTCAAGAATAAGCTTTTTGAAGCACTAAAGACTGACGACCCGGTAATATTGGAGTATGCACTAATTACACTCGGAAAAGTACATGAAGAAGCTGTGGAAAAACTTATCCCTGAGTTTATGAACTTTGAGGTCGCAAATGTTCAAAAAGCCTCCATTTTGGTCGCCGGATGGCTCGGGCTTGATGATTTGAAAGATAAGATTTATGAATATCTTAAAAGTGAATTTATCGATGTCGCAGAAGCTGCTGCTGCATCAATATCACTTTTAAGTGATGATAATGATGCTGATAAGCTAAAAGAGCTTTTACTAAGTCCTGATGAAAGACTTAGAAAAATTGCTGCTAAATCTCTGTCACTTATCAATGATGACAAATCATTTGGTTACCTGTTAGAGGCCATCAAAAAAGAAAAAAATCCTGCTGTAAAAAGCATAATGGTCAAGTGTCTTTCATTTTTTAATAAAATTGAAGTGGCAGACATTTTAATAGACTTGCTTAAAGATGTATCAGAAGAGGTAAGGGAATCTGCTGCAGCATCATTGTCAAGAATCAACGCCACCGATAAAGTTGATAAAATAATGGAATATACCAACGATAAAGATGAAATGGTATCATTTTTTGCAATAAAAACACTTGGCAATATTTGTAGAGATTTCAAATGTGCCGATAAATTAATGCATCTGTATCCTGGCTCAACCACAAGGGTTAAGGTGGCTATTTTAGAAGCTCTGGGCAAGATTGGTGCAGATGTAAGCGATTTTTTATACCAACTTCTTGAAGAGGAGAATGAAGATTTAAGAAAAGAATCATTAAACTCACTCTACCTTCTAAACAAAGAGATGGCTATTAGTGCAGCAAAAGAGATGTTATTGAAAGACGATAGCTGGATTGTTAGGTTTAAGGCTGCAGAAATACTTGAAACTTTATCTTTGAGTGAAACTGCAAATATCTTTAAACAGGCTCTTGAGAAAGAAACTAACAGATACGTAAAAGATAAACTTGCAGGGTTGGTTGGTGAGTTATGA
- a CDS encoding STAS domain-containing protein yields MFDIQEKNGKTVVYLKGEINAQTGLELKNKVLEVFKTKDFAALSFKGVVYMNSSGLREIIDLLKQSRKDKKELALCEMSKDIRDMFAFTGLDKVFKIHDSESAALG; encoded by the coding sequence ATGTTTGATATCCAAGAAAAGAATGGAAAAACTGTTGTTTATTTGAAAGGTGAAATCAATGCACAAACAGGGTTGGAACTAAAAAACAAGGTTTTAGAAGTTTTCAAAACAAAAGATTTCGCTGCTCTCTCTTTTAAAGGGGTCGTCTATATGAACAGCTCTGGATTAAGAGAAATTATCGATTTATTAAAACAAAGCAGAAAAGATAAAAAAGAGCTTGCACTTTGCGAAATGTCAAAAGATATCAGGGATATGTTCGCATTTACCGGGCTTGATAAAGTTTTTAAAATTCACGATAGCGAGTCTGCTGCATTGGGGTAA
- a CDS encoding SpoIIE family protein phosphatase: MDSCREILNFIENIVIEIDSNYKIQYVNYPVKSLTGKTSEQLLGKKCYSALFGLTNPCENCQLKDLIDNKLPKMITHDVLTHRGFRKIYSAQFSKTTTNSYIEILNDITENKKMMDKLNHHLKELKAKNVMLNLQKRETEKKRIFLEKILNSTEEGLMVIDNNFNVITSNYKIKTLTEYKDKNIEKCYNIYGFNNQCPECPFKDKKTVKSARKIKDKHLTVNFNLFDEYVVESVRDTTKEIYLLDEIKKQQNDLKEKQHQMKILNEDLLKMNAKLQEAQKLIDDELRQVGEIQTSLLPEKLPDIEGFDFGAFYTPAEQAGGDYYDCIKMSNGYYGFTVADVSGHGIPAAVIMAITRAIMRSYTYDVISSSEALAMVNEILCDNIYTTDFVTMFYLVMNSNTSECNFASAGHNPLLFFDKSEMTVKRLTASGLFLGTFEDVEYEEGNVKIDTGDILFMYTDGLVEAMNKSSEQYGYDRLISKLIMFQNEKCCVIIDNIMKDLKEFTEGRPFDDDITIFVIKKED; this comes from the coding sequence ATGGATAGTTGTAGAGAGATACTCAATTTTATTGAAAATATAGTTATAGAAATTGACAGTAACTATAAAATACAATACGTAAACTATCCTGTAAAATCACTCACAGGAAAAACTTCAGAGCAGTTATTAGGGAAAAAATGTTACTCTGCCCTTTTCGGTCTAACAAACCCTTGCGAAAATTGCCAACTAAAAGATTTGATTGACAATAAACTTCCTAAGATGATTACTCACGATGTATTGACACATAGAGGTTTCAGAAAAATATATTCTGCTCAATTTAGTAAAACTACCACGAATAGTTATATAGAAATTTTAAATGACATAACTGAAAACAAAAAAATGATGGATAAATTAAATCATCACCTTAAAGAGCTCAAGGCAAAAAATGTGATGCTAAACCTTCAAAAAAGGGAAACCGAAAAGAAGCGAATATTTCTTGAAAAGATTCTTAACAGCACTGAAGAAGGATTGATGGTTATTGACAATAATTTTAACGTAATCACAAGCAATTATAAAATTAAAACATTAACTGAATATAAAGATAAAAATATTGAGAAATGCTATAATATTTACGGTTTTAATAACCAATGCCCCGAATGCCCTTTCAAAGATAAAAAAACAGTTAAGTCAGCAAGAAAAATTAAAGATAAGCATTTAACAGTAAATTTTAACCTTTTTGATGAATATGTTGTAGAGAGTGTAAGAGATACCACAAAAGAGATATATTTGCTTGATGAGATTAAAAAGCAGCAAAATGATTTAAAAGAGAAGCAACATCAGATGAAAATCCTTAATGAAGACTTACTAAAAATGAATGCCAAACTGCAGGAAGCTCAAAAACTTATTGATGATGAATTAAGACAAGTCGGTGAAATACAGACAAGTCTTTTACCGGAAAAATTACCTGACATAGAAGGATTTGACTTTGGTGCATTCTATACACCTGCAGAGCAAGCTGGCGGTGACTATTACGATTGTATAAAAATGAGCAATGGCTATTACGGGTTTACGGTAGCTGATGTATCAGGACATGGAATACCTGCGGCAGTTATAATGGCAATCACAAGAGCAATAATGAGATCATACACCTATGATGTCATTTCCTCTTCCGAAGCCCTTGCTATGGTTAATGAAATACTTTGTGATAATATTTATACCACTGACTTTGTTACTATGTTTTACCTTGTAATGAACTCAAATACATCCGAGTGCAATTTTGCCAGTGCAGGTCATAATCCATTACTATTTTTTGATAAAAGTGAAATGACTGTAAAAAGACTTACTGCATCCGGCCTCTTCTTGGGAACATTTGAAGATGTAGAGTATGAAGAGGGCAATGTCAAAATCGATACCGGTGATATCCTTTTTATGTACACCGATGGTCTGGTAGAGGCTATGAACAAATCAAGTGAACAATATGGCTACGATAGATTAATTTCTAAGTTAATTATGTTTCAAAATGAAAAATGCTGTGTTATAATAGATAATATAATGAAAGATTTAAAAGAATTCACCGAAGGCAGACCCTTCGATGATGATATTACTATATTTGTTATAAAAAAGGAGGATTAA
- a CDS encoding OmpA family protein, whose product MEKAPKGIKTTFHVWAYTEDDAKEHLSLNGWKILNIKKFNPPALNEEAKNNTNNINNSNSMLQGTEDATSHNMSQNFNTNFKNINFVADIYFESGKYNADFSTFDNLTFSNNKIYLIYGYTDSLPVKPNAYFKTNYELSILRALEVKKYLIEKKGLKYENLKIAGFGEFYPKKDNTFNGSPVNRRVEIYEYK is encoded by the coding sequence GTGGAAAAAGCACCTAAAGGGATTAAGACAACTTTTCATGTATGGGCGTATACCGAAGATGATGCAAAAGAGCATCTTTCTCTAAATGGATGGAAAATCTTAAATATAAAAAAGTTTAACCCGCCTGCGCTCAATGAGGAAGCAAAAAATAACACTAACAACATCAATAACAGCAATAGCATGCTTCAAGGCACTGAGGATGCTACTTCTCACAACATGTCTCAAAATTTTAACACTAACTTTAAAAACATAAATTTTGTCGCTGATATTTACTTTGAATCAGGAAAATACAATGCCGATTTTTCAACATTTGATAATTTAACTTTTTCAAATAACAAGATTTATCTCATTTACGGCTATACGGACAGTCTTCCTGTAAAACCAAATGCTTATTTTAAAACAAATTATGAGCTGTCTATACTACGTGCTCTTGAAGTGAAAAAATATTTAATTGAAAAAAAAGGGCTCAAATATGAAAACCTGAAAATAGCGGGTTTTGGAGAATTTTATCCAAAAAAAGACAACACATTTAATGGAAGTCCTGTTAACAGACGGGTGGAAATTTATGAATACAAATGA